From Passer domesticus isolate bPasDom1 chromosome 20, bPasDom1.hap1, whole genome shotgun sequence, one genomic window encodes:
- the PRPSAP1 gene encoding phosphoribosyl pyrophosphate synthase-associated protein 1 isoform X2: MNAARSGYRVFSANSTAASTELAKKITERLGAELGKSVVYQETNGETRVEIKESVRGQDIFIIQTIPRDVNTAVMELLIMAYALKTSCARNIIGVIPYFPYSKQSKMRKRGSIVCKLLASMLAKAGLTHIITMDLHQKEIQGFFSFPVDNLRASPFLLQYIQEEIPDYRNAVIVAKSPGAAKRAQSYAERLRLGLAVIHGEAQCTEQDMDDGRHSPPMLKNATVHPGLELPLMMAKEKPPITVVGDVGGRIAIIVDDIIDDVESFVAAAEILKERGAYKIFVMATHGLLSADAPRLIEESSIDEVVVTNTVPHEVQKLQCPKIKTVDISLILSEAIRRIHNGESMAYLFRNITVDD; this comes from the exons gCGTCTCGGTGCTGAGCTGGGGAAATCTGTGGTGTACCAGGAAACCAATGGAG AAACTAGAGTTGAAATAAAAGAGTCTGTCCGTGGCCAGGATATCTTCATCATACAGACAATCCCCAG AGATGTGAATACTGCTGTCATGGAGCTGCTGATCATGGCCTATGCACTGAAGACTTCCTGTGCCAGGAATATCATTGGGGTCATCCCCTACTTCCCCTACAGCAAACAGAGCAAAATGAGGAAGAGGGGCTCCATAGTCTGCAAGCTGCTGGCTTCAATGCTTGCCAAGGCAG GTTTAACACACATTATCACTATGGACCTTCACCAAAAGGAAATCCAAGGCTTCTTCAGTTTTCCAGTAGACAACCTGAGAGCATCCCCTTTCTTGCTTCAGTATATACAGGAAGAA ATTCCAGATTACAGAAACGCAGTTATTGTAGCCAAATCTCCTGGTGCTGCTAAAAG GGCTCAGTCTTACGCCGAGAGGCtgcggctggggctggcagtgatCCATGGGGAGGCTCAGTGCACGGAGCAGGACATGGACGACGGCCGCCACTCCCCTCCCATGCTCAAAAATGCAACTGTGCATCCTGGCCTGGAGCTGCCAT TGATGATGGCCAAGGAGAAACCGCCAATAACTGTGGTTGGAGACGTTGGAGGAAGAATTGCCATCATTGTG GATGACATCATTGATGACGTGGAAAGCTTTGTAGCTGCTGCAGAGATCCTGAAAGAGCGTGGAGCCTACAAGATTTTTGTGATGGCTACTCATGGGCTCCTGTCAGCAGATGCCCCCCGTCTCATAGAGGAATCCTCCATTGATGAG GTGGTAGTGACCAACACAGTTCCTCACGAGGTGCAGAAGCTGCAGTGCCCCAAGATAAAGACTGTGGATATCAGTTTGATCCTCTCGGAGGCCATCCGGCGGATCCACAACGGCGAGTCCATGGCTTATCTCTTCCGCAACATCACCGTCGACGACTAG
- the PRPSAP1 gene encoding phosphoribosyl pyrophosphate synthase-associated protein 1 isoform X3, which produces MELLIMAYALKTSCARNIIGVIPYFPYSKQSKMRKRGSIVCKLLASMLAKAGLTHIITMDLHQKEIQGFFSFPVDNLRASPFLLQYIQEEIPDYRNAVIVAKSPGAAKRAQSYAERLRLGLAVIHGEAQCTEQDMDDGRHSPPMLKNATVHPGLELPLMMAKEKPPITVVGDVGGRIAIIVDDIIDDVESFVAAAEILKERGAYKIFVMATHGLLSADAPRLIEESSIDEVVVTNTVPHEVQKLQCPKIKTVDISLILSEAIRRIHNGESMAYLFRNITVDD; this is translated from the exons ATGGAGCTGCTGATCATGGCCTATGCACTGAAGACTTCCTGTGCCAGGAATATCATTGGGGTCATCCCCTACTTCCCCTACAGCAAACAGAGCAAAATGAGGAAGAGGGGCTCCATAGTCTGCAAGCTGCTGGCTTCAATGCTTGCCAAGGCAG GTTTAACACACATTATCACTATGGACCTTCACCAAAAGGAAATCCAAGGCTTCTTCAGTTTTCCAGTAGACAACCTGAGAGCATCCCCTTTCTTGCTTCAGTATATACAGGAAGAA ATTCCAGATTACAGAAACGCAGTTATTGTAGCCAAATCTCCTGGTGCTGCTAAAAG GGCTCAGTCTTACGCCGAGAGGCtgcggctggggctggcagtgatCCATGGGGAGGCTCAGTGCACGGAGCAGGACATGGACGACGGCCGCCACTCCCCTCCCATGCTCAAAAATGCAACTGTGCATCCTGGCCTGGAGCTGCCAT TGATGATGGCCAAGGAGAAACCGCCAATAACTGTGGTTGGAGACGTTGGAGGAAGAATTGCCATCATTGTG GATGACATCATTGATGACGTGGAAAGCTTTGTAGCTGCTGCAGAGATCCTGAAAGAGCGTGGAGCCTACAAGATTTTTGTGATGGCTACTCATGGGCTCCTGTCAGCAGATGCCCCCCGTCTCATAGAGGAATCCTCCATTGATGAG GTGGTAGTGACCAACACAGTTCCTCACGAGGTGCAGAAGCTGCAGTGCCCCAAGATAAAGACTGTGGATATCAGTTTGATCCTCTCGGAGGCCATCCGGCGGATCCACAACGGCGAGTCCATGGCTTATCTCTTCCGCAACATCACCGTCGACGACTAG